The DNA region GCTGGCGAGGATGGGATGTGGAAATCAGGAGAGCAGAAACGGAAGGGACGGCGGTGATGGGAAACTAATCTGGAACTCAGGAACTCTGGAAACGGAGGAGGCAAAGTTCTGAGATCGGGTTTTTCCAGTGTTCCTGAGTTCCCAATTCAAACCGGGTCGTGCTCGTTCAGCCGCCGGCGACGGGGGGAATGAAGACGATGTGGGCGCCGTCGGCGAGCGGGGTGGACCAGGGGGCGAACTCGTTGTCGATGGCGACGCGGAGGCGTTCAGACGGGAGCGTGAAAGCGTGGCGGGCGCGGAGTTCGGCGTAGAGCCCGGCGGCGGTGGCGGCGGAGGTCGCGAGGGTTTCGGAGGTGAGGCCGCGTTGTTCGCGGAGGAGGGCGAAGTACTGGAGGTGGACGGTTTTCACTGTGAGATCAGGGGGCGTGGTAGTCGGATTTGCCGCCGGTTTTTTCGAGGAGGCGGAGGTCGCGGATGACGATGCCGTGGGAGACTGCTTTGCCCATGTCGTAGAGGGTGAGGGCGGCGATGCTGGCGGCGGTGAGGGCCTCCATCTCGACGCCGGTTTTGCCGTGGGTGGTGGCGCGGGCGTGGATGAGGACGTCGGCCGAGCCGTCGGAGGCGGGGGGGCGGGTTTCTATTTGGATTTTGCAGTCGTCGAGCGGGAGCGGGTGACAGAGGGGGATGAGGTCGCTGGTTTTTTTGGCGCCCATGATGCCGGCGAGGATGGCGGTCTGGAAGACGG from Nibricoccus aquaticus includes:
- a CDS encoding MoaD/ThiS family protein, coding for MKTVHLQYFALLREQRGLTSETLATSAATAAGLYAELRARHAFTLPSERLRVAIDNEFAPWSTPLADGAHIVFIPPVAGG
- the moaC gene encoding cyclic pyranopterin monophosphate synthase MoaC, encoding MLTHLDARNQPQMVDVGAKAITRRTAHAVATVSLPPELARLIAGDEIQSKKGPVFQTAILAGIMGAKKTSDLIPLCHPLPLDDCKIQIETRPPASDGSADVLIHARATTHGKTGVEMEALTAASIAALTLYDMGKAVSHGIVIRDLRLLEKTGGKSDYHAP